Proteins from one Ranitomeya variabilis isolate aRanVar5 chromosome 1, aRanVar5.hap1, whole genome shotgun sequence genomic window:
- the LOC143794000 gene encoding protein kinase C delta type-like — MEKEEVVGRKRMRKRRHLNSLPDEKSSIKKPKKRGRKRKKPDSGPKMSPTPEMDRVDEDVIAQSKGPKNRRINLDCSEEGKKPSIKTNIQKKEHLQENPREGSGVRPSSSSTVSHSIKERLLFHHALGVGSFGKVLMAEDTETRQEFAVKIISKRALLAGGAMLDVMVERRVLQLASGSPFLVHADFGFQTKMNVFLGMEYMSCGDFYQLLHWKGPLDVTSARFYAAELVCGIQFLHSRGVIHRDLKPENILVAETGHIKITDYGLALENMHGDQTATDFAGTMGYMAPEIMAEEEYNAGVDWFSLGVILNEMLTSECSCHPTLFDDSSSSAKDIIEQLLQEDPAQRLGVNGNIREHPFFQGIDWVSVEALRMAPPYIPVPTKPEPRFRPFKLDKIQAAEAALSITPEDQAVFRGFSFIN, encoded by the exons ATGGAGAAAGAGGAGGTTGTAGGGAGGAAGAGAATGAGGAAAAGAAGACACTTGAACTCATTGCCTGATGAGAAGTCTTCAATCAAAAAACCCAAAAAGaggggaagaaagaggaagaagccaGATTCAGGGCCGAAGATGTCTCCCACCCCAGAAATGGACCGAGTGGATGAAGACGTCATTGCCCAGAGTAAAGGACCAAAGAACAGAAGAATTAACCTGGACTGTTCAGAGGAAGGAAAGAAACCATCAATCAAGACCAATATCCAGAAGAAAGAACACCTGCAGGAGAACCCAAGAG AAGGCAGTGGTGTTCGGCCATCCAGCTCCAGCACAGTCTCTCATTCCATCAAGGAGAGATTACTATTCCACCATGCGCTCGGAGTTGGAAGTTTTGGAAAGGTCCTGATGGCGGAAGATACTGAAACCCGCCAAGAATTTGCTGTTAAGATCATCAGCAAAAGAGCCCTGCTGGCCGGAGGGGCTATGCTGGACGTCATGGTGGAGAGGCGAGTTCTTCAGCTGGCATCTGGAAGCCCCTTCCTCGTCCACGCAGACTTCGGATTCCAGACCAAG ATGAATGTTTTCCTCGGCATGGAGTACATGAGCTGCGGGGACTTCTACCAACTTCTACACTGGAAGGGGCCGCTAGACGTCACCAGCGCCAG ATTCTATGCCGCCGAACTGGTGTGTGGGATCCAGTTCCTCCATTCCAGGGGCGTCATCCACAG AGACCTGAAGCCGGAGAACATCCTAGTGGCTGAGACGGGCCATATTAAGATCACCGATTACGGTCTTGCACTGGAGAACATGCACGGAGACCAAACAGCCACCGATTTCGCTGGGACTATGGGTTACATGGCTCCTGAG ATCATGGCCGAGGAGGAGTATAACGCCGGCGTAGACTGGTTCTCGTTAGGAGTCATCTTAAACGAGATGCTGACCAGTGAGTGTAGCTGCCATCCCACACTCTTTGATGATTCTTCCTCCAGTGCCAAGGACATCATTGAACAG CTCCTCCAGGAAGATCCTGCCCAGCGATTAGGAGTTAATGGTAATATCCGAGAACACCCCTTCTTCCAGGGAATTGATTGGGTCTCTGTGGAAGCTCTTAGGATGGCCCCACCATACATCCCTGTA CCAACTAAGCCTGAACCCAGGTTCCGTCCTTTTAAGCTTGACAAGATCCAAGCGGCAGAGGCGGCATTATCCATAACCCCAGAGGACCAGGCCGTGTTCAGAGGGTTTTCATTTATCAACTAG